A region of Streptomyces sp. NBC_00654 DNA encodes the following proteins:
- the hrpA gene encoding ATP-dependent RNA helicase HrpA, translating to MSTSFADLQSQLGRLSLRDAHRLGRRLEGARRIRKPEARQSVLDEIAAESGKAAERLAGRAARMPALSYPEQLPVSQKKDEILEAIRDHQVVIVAGETGSGKTTQIPKICMELGRGVRGMIGHTQPRRIAARTVAERVAEELNTPLGETVGWKVRFTDQVNPDSTFVKLMTDGILLAEIQTDRELLAYDTIIIDEAHERSLNIDFLLGYLARLLPRRPDLKVVITSATIDPERFARHFGEAPIVEVSGRTYPVEVRYRPLLEEDSADPDRDQITAICDAVDELHGEGPGDVLVFLSGEREIRDTADALNKRNLRHTEVLPLYARLSHAEQHRVFQRHTGRRIVLATNVAETSLTVPGIKYVIDPGNARISRYSHRTKVQRLPIERISQASANQRKGRCGRTSDGICIRLYSEDDFVTRPEFTDPEILRTNLASVILQMTAAGLGEIEKFPFIDPPDHRNIRDGIQLLQELGALDPAEKDASKRLTPLGRKLSQLPVDPRLARMVIEADRNGCAREVMVIAAALSIQDPRERPSEKQTQADQQHARFKDETSDFLAFLNLWRYIREQQKERGSSSFRRMCKQEYLNFLRIREWQDIYAQLRTVAKQMGITVEEPKADEGVPEQAVHTSLLAGLLSHIGLKDTEKNEYLGARSAKFAIFPGSALFKKQPRFVMSAELVETSRLWARVNARVEPEWIEPVAQHLLKRTYSEPHWEKDQAAVMAYERVTLYGVPIIAQRKINFGRIDQEASRDLFIRNALVEGDWRTHHQFFHDNRKLLGEVEELEHRARRRDILVDDETLFDFYDQRIPEHIVSGAHFDSWWKHKRRDEPDALDFERSMLINEKAGAVTKDDYPDSWRQGKLKFRVTYQFEPGADADGVTVHVPLQVLNQVTSEGFDWQIPGLREDVVTELIRSLPKPIRRHYVPAPDYAAKFLDRAVPLQEPLPFTLARELQRMVGVPVTADDFDLTRVPDHLKITFRIVDERRRKVAEDKDLEALKLQLRPKARQALSKAAAATAGPSGESIERSGLTDWTIGTLNRVFETRRAGQPVKAYPALTDQGDSVAVRLFDTEAEQQQAMWRGTRKLILLNIPVNPAKFASDRLTNQQKLALSRNPHGSVQALFEDCATAAADRLIAAHGGPAWDEQSFRKLFDKVRADLVDLTVRTIDQVQQILAAWQACERRLKSTNSLTLVNNVTDVRDQLARLMPPGFVTATGLRRLPDLMRYLVAVDRRLQQMPTAVQRDTTRMEKVHEMADEYAWLLEQLPQGRPVPQEVLDIRWMIEELRVSYFAHALGTAYPVSDKRIVKAIDAAAP from the coding sequence ATGTCTACTTCCTTTGCCGATCTCCAGTCCCAGCTCGGCCGGCTCTCGCTCCGTGACGCGCACCGGCTCGGCCGTCGCCTCGAAGGTGCCCGCCGGATCCGCAAGCCCGAGGCCCGACAGTCCGTGCTGGACGAGATCGCGGCCGAGTCGGGGAAGGCGGCCGAGCGGCTCGCCGGGCGCGCCGCTCGGATGCCCGCCCTGTCGTACCCGGAACAGCTTCCGGTCAGCCAGAAGAAGGACGAGATCCTTGAGGCGATACGCGACCACCAGGTCGTGATCGTCGCCGGGGAGACCGGCTCCGGGAAGACCACACAGATCCCCAAGATCTGTATGGAGCTGGGGCGCGGCGTCCGGGGCATGATCGGGCACACCCAGCCGCGCCGGATCGCGGCGCGCACGGTCGCGGAGCGGGTCGCCGAGGAGCTGAACACCCCGCTCGGCGAGACCGTCGGCTGGAAGGTCCGCTTCACCGACCAGGTGAACCCGGACTCGACCTTCGTGAAGCTGATGACGGACGGCATCCTGCTGGCCGAGATCCAGACGGACCGCGAGCTGCTCGCGTACGACACGATCATCATCGACGAGGCCCACGAGCGGTCGCTGAACATCGACTTCCTGCTCGGCTATCTGGCCCGGCTGCTGCCCAGGCGCCCGGACCTGAAGGTCGTCATCACCTCCGCGACCATCGACCCCGAGCGCTTCGCCCGGCACTTCGGCGAGGCGCCGATCGTCGAGGTCAGCGGGCGTACGTATCCGGTCGAGGTGCGCTACCGTCCGCTCCTCGAAGAGGACAGCGCGGATCCCGACCGGGACCAGATCACCGCGATCTGCGACGCCGTCGACGAACTCCACGGGGAAGGGCCCGGCGATGTCCTGGTCTTCCTCTCCGGCGAGCGGGAGATCCGCGACACGGCGGACGCGCTGAACAAGCGCAACCTCAGGCACACCGAGGTGCTCCCCCTGTACGCGCGGCTCTCGCACGCCGAGCAGCACCGCGTGTTCCAGCGCCACACCGGCCGCAGGATCGTTCTCGCGACGAACGTCGCCGAGACCTCGCTGACCGTCCCCGGCATCAAGTACGTGATCGACCCGGGCAACGCCCGTATCTCCCGGTACAGCCACCGCACCAAGGTCCAGCGGCTCCCGATCGAGCGGATCTCCCAGGCCAGCGCGAATCAGCGCAAGGGCCGTTGCGGCCGTACGTCGGACGGCATCTGCATCCGGCTGTACTCCGAGGACGACTTCGTGACCCGGCCGGAGTTCACGGACCCCGAGATCCTCCGGACGAATCTGGCCTCCGTCATCCTCCAGATGACCGCGGCGGGCCTCGGCGAGATCGAGAAGTTCCCCTTCATCGACCCGCCGGACCACCGCAACATCCGCGACGGCATCCAGCTGCTCCAGGAGCTCGGCGCGCTGGATCCCGCCGAGAAGGACGCCTCGAAGCGGCTCACACCGCTGGGACGCAAGCTCTCCCAGCTGCCCGTCGACCCGCGGCTTGCCCGCATGGTCATCGAGGCCGACCGCAACGGCTGCGCCCGCGAGGTCATGGTGATCGCCGCCGCGCTCTCCATCCAGGACCCGCGCGAGCGGCCCTCGGAGAAGCAGACGCAGGCCGATCAGCAGCACGCCCGGTTCAAGGACGAGACCTCCGACTTCCTGGCGTTCCTGAATCTGTGGCGCTACATCCGCGAGCAGCAGAAGGAGCGCGGCTCCTCCAGCTTCCGCCGGATGTGCAAGCAGGAGTACCTGAACTTCCTGCGCATCCGCGAGTGGCAGGACATCTACGCCCAGCTGCGTACGGTGGCCAAGCAGATGGGCATCACCGTCGAGGAGCCCAAGGCCGACGAGGGCGTCCCCGAGCAGGCGGTGCACACCTCGCTGCTGGCCGGGCTGCTGTCGCACATCGGGCTGAAGGACACCGAGAAGAACGAGTACCTGGGCGCGCGCAGCGCCAAGTTCGCGATCTTCCCCGGTTCGGCGCTGTTCAAGAAGCAGCCCCGGTTCGTGATGTCCGCCGAGCTGGTCGAGACGTCCCGGCTCTGGGCGCGGGTCAACGCCCGGGTCGAGCCGGAGTGGATCGAGCCGGTCGCCCAGCATCTGCTGAAGCGCACCTACAGCGAGCCGCACTGGGAGAAGGACCAGGCGGCGGTGATGGCGTACGAGCGGGTCACGCTCTACGGGGTGCCGATCATCGCCCAGCGCAAGATCAATTTCGGCCGTATCGACCAGGAGGCCTCGCGCGACCTCTTCATCCGCAACGCCCTGGTCGAGGGCGACTGGCGCACGCACCACCAGTTCTTCCATGACAATCGCAAACTCCTCGGCGAGGTCGAGGAGTTGGAGCACCGTGCCCGGCGCCGCGACATCCTGGTGGACGACGAGACGCTGTTCGACTTCTACGACCAGCGGATTCCCGAGCACATCGTCTCGGGAGCGCACTTCGACTCGTGGTGGAAGCACAAGCGCCGTGACGAGCCGGACGCGCTGGACTTCGAGCGCTCGATGCTCATCAACGAGAAGGCCGGGGCCGTCACCAAGGACGACTACCCGGACTCCTGGCGGCAGGGGAAGCTCAAATTCCGGGTGACGTACCAGTTCGAGCCCGGTGCGGACGCCGACGGTGTGACCGTCCATGTCCCGCTCCAGGTCCTCAACCAGGTCACCTCCGAGGGCTTCGACTGGCAGATCCCGGGGCTGCGCGAGGACGTGGTCACCGAGCTGATCCGCTCACTGCCCAAGCCGATCCGCCGCCACTACGTCCCCGCACCGGACTACGCGGCCAAGTTCCTGGACCGCGCCGTGCCCCTCCAGGAGCCGCTGCCGTTCACGCTGGCCCGTGAGCTCCAGCGGATGGTCGGGGTCCCGGTCACGGCCGACGACTTCGACCTGACCCGTGTCCCGGACCACTTGAAGATCACGTTCCGGATCGTCGACGAACGGCGGCGCAAGGTCGCCGAGGACAAGGACCTGGAGGCACTGAAGCTCCAGCTGCGCCCCAAGGCCCGCCAGGCGCTCTCCAAGGCCGCCGCGGCGACCGCGGGCCCCTCGGGCGAGTCCATCGAGCGCTCCGGCCTCACGGACTGGACGATCGGCACCCTGAACCGTGTCTTCGAGACCCGGCGGGCCGGCCAGCCGGTCAAGGCGTACCCGGCGCTGACCGACCAGGGCGACAGCGTCGCCGTACGGCTCTTCGACACCGAGGCCGAGCAGCAGCAGGCGATGTGGCGCGGTACCCGGAAGCTGATCCTGCTGAACATTCCGGTGAACCCCGCCAAGTTCGCCTCGGACCGGCTGACCAACCAGCAGAAGCTGGCCCTGTCCCGCAATCCGCACGGCTCCGTCCAGGCGCTCTTCGAGGACTGCGCGACCGCCGCCGCCGACCGGCTGATCGCCGCCCACGGCGGTCCGGCCTGGGACGAGCAGTCGTTCCGGAAGCTGTTCGACAAGGTCCGCGCCGACCTGGTGGACCTGACCGTCCGCACCATCGACCAGGTGCAGCAGATCCTGGCGGCCTGGCAGGCCTGCGAGCGCCGTCTGAAGTCCACCAACAGCCTGACGCTGGTCAACAACGTCACGGATGTACGGGACCAGCTGGCCCGGCTCATGCCGCCCGGCTTCGTCACCGCGACCGGGCTGCGCAGGCTGCCCGACCTCATGCGCTACCTGGTCGCCGTGGACCGCCGGCTCCAGCAGATGCCGACGGCCGTCCAGCGCGACACCACGCGCATGGAGAAGGTCCACGAGATGGCGGACG